A genomic region of Lytechinus pictus isolate F3 Inbred chromosome 2, Lp3.0, whole genome shotgun sequence contains the following coding sequences:
- the LOC129279258 gene encoding piezo-type mechanosensitive ion channel component 2-like: protein MASMRQNEVSIVRINAVSGVYLLCLLALPLIPSPTTVLHLQGSPGRYMKTVVILSALGCVTQILYQVVLAALDVYNETIGSCNATDTIWRQLGYQRLDDLNGINVARLVVPDVILLVVSVMVFLSCKYILTPPQTTQSASAEHGEPLSPVMERRPRRTSVVVEGLRSCNIMIFCALSGIILPSAISAVYFVSFLVVVTWWSFYQSWGRVFKSIELLWLIYSGAHVIILYIVQFQFFQELVPYDSDEGLNVPALVGLTPIIDSLRCDQGDDPRKIAIADTAGWTTLVNPWIVFLFYWFLGHEVQRWFAGPPFQVCAMSRTLA from the exons atggcatcaatgagacaaaatgaag TGAGTATAGTGAGGATAAATGCAGTTTCAGGAGTCTATCTACTATGCCTTCTAGCATTACCTCTCATCCCAAGCCCTACTACAGTGTTGCATCTCCAAG GGAGTCCAGGGCGGTATATGAAAACTGTTGTCATTCTGAGTGCCCTTGGATGTGTTACCCAAATACTTTATCAGGTGGTTTTAGCGGCCCTTGATGTTTATAATGAAACTATAGGTAGCT GTAATGCTACAGATACAATATGGAGGCAGTTGGGATATCAGAG ATTGGATGACCTTAATGGAATCAATGTTGCCAGATTAGTCGTTCCTGATGTCATCCTCTTGGTGGTATCTGTGATGGTATTTCTCTCCTGCAAATACATCCTCACCCCACCCCAGACAACTCAATCTGCGTCCGCTGAACATGGCGAACCACTCTCCCCAGTCATGGAACGGCGTCCTCGACGAACGTCGGTTGTTGTTGAGGGACTACGGTCCTGCAACATCATGATCTTCTGTGCACTTTCTGGAATCATCCTTCCTTCGGCCATCTCTGCAGTGTACTTTGTGAGTTTCTTGGTGGTGGTGACCTGGTGGTCTTTCTATCAGAGTTGGGGAAGAGTCTTCAAGTCAATTGAACTCCTATGGCTCATCTACAGTGGTGCCCATGTCATCATCCTCTATATAGTCCAGTTCCAGTTTTTCCAGGAGTTGGTACCATATGATTCTGACGAAGG ATTGAATGTACCAGCATTGGTTGGTCTTACACCCATCATTGATTCCCTGCGTTGTGATCAAGGTGATGATCCAAGAAAGATAGCCATTGCTGATACTGCTGGCTGGACAACCCTGGTCAACCCCTGGATAGTGTTCCTCTTCTATTGGTTCTTAGGACATGAAGTCCAAAGGTGGTTTGCAGGACCG CCTTTTCAGGTATGTGCCATGTCAAGAACCCTTGCATAG